GCGGCGGTCGCGTTCGTGGGGCTGATCATGCTCCACCTTTACCTCGCCTTCCGGCCGGAAAATCTCTGGATTACGCGCTCGATGATCAAAGGCTGGATCACGCGCGACGAGTATCTGGAACACCACCATCCCGACCGCTGGAAGCTCTCGAAGAATGGTGATCGGCAGCAGCCTCGGCGGGAGGAAGCCGTAACGGCGGGGTCCTCGACCTCGTCGTCCGCTTCGCGGGACTGAGGGCCGATGGCCAAGGCGGCTCGCGAGGAGCTTCGCGAGCGGATTGACGCCATCGAGGGTGCCTACGAGTACTTCCTCGCTTATGCCGCTCAAGGGATTCGGGAAGAGAGCGAGGGTGCCCGGGTAATCGGCCAGTTCCGGAGACACGTTGACGGAATGGCGGAAGGGATTTCGGGGATCGGGGGATGTCTCCGGAGGCTTCTGGCCGAAGAGGAGATCCACGCCGCGGACCGCTTCGAGGCCTTCGCCGAGGTCGTCACCGCGGATGCCGCCCGTGCCGGGAGCGCGATCGAACTCGTCCGGGCCCAGCGCTTCGCAACCTCCCAGCTGGTGGACAATCTCAACGCTTCCACCCACCTCCGGGCTCTCCTCACGGACCTCTTCCTCGTGGACGAGCTGCTCGGCTTGGGCGTGGACCTTTCTCCCGCCGCGCGCGCACCCGAGCCCGCGTAGCCGACCCATTTTTCCGGACAGCCGATCATGACCTGGGCCTTCCTGGCGGGGGGGGCGGCGATCTTTTATGCCCTGCACGGAGCCTGGTCGGCGCGGGTCGCGCGGGCGGCCGGGCCCCTTTTATCCGGATGGGCGCTCTTCACCTTCGCGCTCCCTTTTCTCTTTGCCTACCTCGCGGCAACGGGACTGTCCGCAGTCGGAATCGGGTATTGGCCCGTGTGGATCATCAATTCGCTCATCAATCTCGGCGCCTCGTATCTCTTCATGTCCGCGCTGAGGATCGGAGACCTGGGACTCACCTATCCGCTCCTCGCGCTCACCCCGGTCTTCGTGATTCCCATCGAGTGGGGCCTGCTGGGAGAGCTCCCGGGGCCCTGGGGTGGGGTCGGGATCGCGCTGGTGGTCCTCGGGGTCTACCTCCTCAATTTTCGGGAGCGGAGGGGCGGGCTCCTCGCCCCATTTCGAGCGCTCGCGAGTGACCCGGGGGCCGTGCGAATGCTCGTCGTCGCCGTGCTCTGGTCCGTGAGCGGGACCCTCGATCGGGTCGCGGTGCTCGAATCCTCTCCCGCCTTTTACGGCTTCACCCTGTCGGCCGCCCTCTCGATCCTGTACCTCCCTCTGGTGCTCCGCGCCGGACGGCGGAGCCGCACCGAACCGGGACTGCCGGCGGGGGTTCTGGGACGGATATCGGGAGCGGGCGTATGGGTCCTGGTCCTCCACGGCTTGCTCTTTGCGGCCATGTTGACCCTTCAGATGACCAGCCTCTCGATGGCGCTCGCCTCCTATGTCCTCAGCATCAAGCGTTCGGGGGCGATCTTCGCTGTCCTCCTCGGGTACCTGGCCTTTCGTGAAGGCACCCTCGGGCCTCGGCTGGTCGGGGCCGCTGTGGTCGTCTCCGGTGCCTGCGTCCTCGTGATCTGGGGCTGACCGTCCGGTTGACCCCTCTTCGGGACCGGACTAGTGTTCTGCGCCACTACACTGGCTTCTCACCCGCCCAATGACCGGCTTCCTGGCATCCGCTTCGATGGCATCCGACTCGCCGCTTCGTATCACCCTCCCCGACGGGAAGGTGTTGGAGCTTCCACGGGGTTCGTCCGGAGCCGACGTCGCCGCCGCCATCGGTCCGGGGCTCGCCAAGGCGGCCCTCGCGGCGGAGGTGGACGGGCAGCTCGTGGACCTCTCCCGACCCATCGAGGGGGACGCGCGGGTGCGCCTGATCACGGAGCGGGACCCCGAGGCCACGCCGCTCCTTCGTCACTCCGCCGCGCACGTCCTGGCCACGGCGGTCCGGACCCTCCGGCCGGGTGCCGAGATCGGATTCGGGCCGGCGATCGAGGACGGATTTTATTACGACTTCGGGGTCGAGGAGCCCTTCACTCCGGAGGACCTCGAAGCCTTCGAGGCCGCGATGCGGAAGGTCATCGAGGCGGACTTCCCCTTCGAGCGGCGCCGGGTCTCCAAGGCGGAAGCGCGGCAACTCTTCCAGGATGACCCTCTCAAGCTGGAGCGCCTCGAGGAGCTCGGCGACGACGAGATCATTACCGTTTACACGGATGGTCCCTTCCTCGACCTCTGCCGCGGGCCTCACGTCCCTTCGACCGGGAGGCTCGCGCACTTTCGCCTCCTCTCCGCGGCCGGGGCCTATTGGCGGGGAGATGAGCGCCGACAGATGCTCCAGCGCATCTACGGCACCGCCTTCTTCAAGGAAAAAGAGCTCGGGGAGCACCTCGAGCGCCTGGAAGAGGCGAAGCGCCGCGACCACCGGGTCCTCGGCCGCGAGCTGGATCTATTCACGGTGGATCGGCGTGTCGGGCCGGGGCTCATTCTCTGGCAGCCCCACGGCGCGATCGTACGGAGCGAGATCGAGAACTTCGAGCGGGAGTTGATCCTCCGGCATGGTTACGACCTCGTCTACACTCCGCACCTGATGAGCGAAAAGCTCTTCGAGATCTCCGGGCACCTGGAGAACTTCAAGGAAAGCATGTTCGCGGCGGTGGAAGTGGAAGGGGGCCGTTACCGGCCCAAGCCGATGAACTGTCCGGGGCACATCTGCATTTACGAATCCGGCCAGCGCTCCTACCGCGACCTCCCGATTCGGTACGCCGAATTCGGAACCGTGTACCGTTATGAGCGGAGCGGCGTCCTTCACGGGATGCTCAGGGTGCGAGGGTTCACTCAGGACGATGCGCACGTCTTCTGC
The sequence above is drawn from the Gemmatimonadota bacterium genome and encodes:
- a CDS encoding DMT family transporter gives rise to the protein MTWAFLAGGAAIFYALHGAWSARVARAAGPLLSGWALFTFALPFLFAYLAATGLSAVGIGYWPVWIINSLINLGASYLFMSALRIGDLGLTYPLLALTPVFVIPIEWGLLGELPGPWGGVGIALVVLGVYLLNFRERRGGLLAPFRALASDPGAVRMLVVAVLWSVSGTLDRVAVLESSPAFYGFTLSAALSILYLPLVLRAGRRSRTEPGLPAGVLGRISGAGVWVLVLHGLLFAAMLTLQMTSLSMALASYVLSIKRSGAIFAVLLGYLAFREGTLGPRLVGAAVVVSGACVLVIWG
- the thrS gene encoding threonine--tRNA ligase, whose protein sequence is MASDSPLRITLPDGKVLELPRGSSGADVAAAIGPGLAKAALAAEVDGQLVDLSRPIEGDARVRLITERDPEATPLLRHSAAHVLATAVRTLRPGAEIGFGPAIEDGFYYDFGVEEPFTPEDLEAFEAAMRKVIEADFPFERRRVSKAEARQLFQDDPLKLERLEELGDDEIITVYTDGPFLDLCRGPHVPSTGRLAHFRLLSAAGAYWRGDERRQMLQRIYGTAFFKEKELGEHLERLEEAKRRDHRVLGRELDLFTVDRRVGPGLILWQPHGAIVRSEIENFERELILRHGYDLVYTPHLMSEKLFEISGHLENFKESMFAAVEVEGGRYRPKPMNCPGHICIYESGQRSYRDLPIRYAEFGTVYRYERSGVLHGMLRVRGFTQDDAHVFCTEEQVPSEVEALLDLVDEMLRTFGYPYTIELATRPEKAIGSEAQWARAEAVLRAVLEKRGIDYAVDEGGGAFYGPKLDFKLIDAIGRNWQGPTVQLDFNLPERFGLEYVGDDNERHRPAMLHRVLVGSMERFVGGLIEHYAGAFPLWLAPEQVRILPISEDSREDAAAFTAELKDQRIRATLVERETLGYRIREAEMRKVPYMGVIGEREAAEGTVAVRKRGAGKKQEIMPRGVFRDRLLEDIRRRALDF